In the genome of Sphingobium baderi, the window TACGCGCCGCGCCTATATGCGCGCGGCCGGCGACTTCCTGGCCTGGTGTGAGGCGCGCGGCGTCGCCTCGCTTGAGGCCGTGCAACCGCTCCACGTCGCGGCCTGGGTCGAGGCGCTGGGGCGCGAGCTGGCCGCGCCCAGCGTCAAGCAGCAGCTCGCCGGCGTGCGCCACCTGTTCGACTGGCTGGTGACGGGCCATATCGTGCCGGTGAACCCTGCCGGATCGGTGCGCGGGCCGGCGCATAGCCAGCGGCGCGGCAAGACGCCGGTGCTGGCCCCGGACGAGGCGCGGCGGTTGCTCGACAGCATCGACGTGACCACCCATGCGGGCCTGCGCGACCGCGCCCTGATCGGGTTGATGGTCTATAGTTTCGCGCGGATCGGCGCGGCGCTAGCGATGCGGGTCGAGGACGTGTTCATGCAGAACAGGCGGCTATGGGTCCGACTGCACGAGAAAGGCGGCAAGCGCCATGAAATGCCCTGCCATCACAATCTAGAGGATTATCTGACCGCCTATATCGACGGGTGCGCGCTGCGTGAGGATCGCAAGGGATCGCTGTTCCGCACGATCGCACGCGGGACTAAGCGACTAAGCGATACCCCCCTGCCCCAAGCCAATGCCTTCGCGATGGTGCGCCGGCGCGCAGGCGCGGCCGAGATCGGGACGGCGATCGGCAACCATTCGTTCCGCGCGACCGGAATCACCACCTATCTGAAAAACGGCGGCACGTTGGAGACGGCCGCGACGATGGCGAACCACAGCTCTACCCGCACGACCCAGCTCTATGACCGCCGGCCCGATGACGTGACGCTGGACGAGGTGGAGCGGGTGTTGATCTAGGCGGCGATCGCTGGCGCACATCCCCAGCGCCCGCCCTGCCAATGGAACCCTACCTGCTGCGCGTTGCTGATCGCGGGCGGCTCGCCCTTGTGCCAGAAACCGAGCATCTTGCCCCGATCGTCCAGATGAGCGTCGGCGACGATCGCGCGCGCGGCCTGGATGAATTGCCCATGCCCGAACACATAGACCAGCGAAGCGGCCGGCATGGCGGCGAGGCGGGCAAGCGCCGCCTCGCAGCGCCGGAGCAGATTGGCGAAGCTCTCCGCCCCCTCCCCGTCGCAATAATCAGGATCGGCCTCGCTCCAATAGCGTTCGAGGTGCGGCATCCGCTCGGCGCTGCGCGTGCCGTTCCAGCGCGCCGGTTGCAGATAGGTGAACTCTTCTATCGGCCAGACTTCGACCGGGACGCCGGGGAAGCGCGCGATCGTCGGCGCGGCCGTCTGCCGGGTGCGGGTATAGGGCGACGTGACGATGAGCGCGGGCGCTTGCGTCCAGCTCGCCGCGACCTGGCGCGCTTGTTCGTGGCCGTGCTCCGTCAGCTCGATCGTCGCGAGATCGCGACACGGCACGCCGGCGTTGCCTGTAGATTCGCCGTGGCGGATGAAGATCGCCCGCATATGCGTCATCTATCCGAATACCTCGCTATGCGAGCCAAGGCGCGCGAGGCGCAGCGTTTCGTCGTCGGGCTTGGCGTAGATCAGCACCAGATCGGGCTTGACGTGGCAATCGCGGTAGCCCGCCCAATCGCCGCTCAGATCATGGTCGCGGTATTTGGGATCAAGCGGCGTGTCGGTCGCGAGCGCGGCCAGGACGGGCAGAAGATCGGCATCGAGGGTCGCTCGATGTCGGCCCTTTGATTCCCGCTTGTAGTCGCGCTTGAACCGGGTCGAACGATCAATCGTCCGCATGGAGGTCCGCCATCAGCGCATCGACGCTGGCAAACTTGGTCCCCTTCCCCGCCGCCAGCTCTGCCATTGCCTCGCGTGTCGCGGCGTTCGGAACCTTGACCTCGAAAGGCAAGCGCCGTTCGTCGGCGATACGCAGCATCAGCAGCCGGATAGCGTCGGAGATCGAAAGGCCCATCGCGCCCAGCGCGGCGGTGGCGCGTTCCTTCGTCGTATTGTCGATCCTGGCGCGGACATAGGTGTCGGAAACAGCCATTGGGATTTCCTTCTGAAAACGTAGTCCCAATGTAGTCACAAAATCTGATTTTGGCAATGGGTGCGGTGATTATGCGCCTGCCGCTGGCGCGGCACCGTGGCTCTAGTCGCTCACGCTCCCCAAGCCCGCAAGCGGTCTTGGCCCAAGGTAACGATCCACATGGCGGAAGCGAGATCGCTGCGCGGATCTCGCGCAGCAGTGCCGGGGGAAAGGCGGTCCCGGCCGCCTCTCCCCCGCAACGGCAATCAGCGGGACCGTGGCTCACTCGGCTGCGCCTCCCTGCGCCGCGCACCACTCCCGCAGATTCCCGCTGCCCCCCTCTCTCGCCGGCGTTCTTGGGCGTCCGTGTTCCGGCCGATGGCATGGCCATCGCCGGACAGGCGATTTGAAGGGAGTAAAGACGATGACCCACGAAACCCGCGAAAGCTGGCTCAATGCCGTGGCGCAGGGCATGGCTCTGCTGTTCGAGGCGCTGGACGCCCCCCTGCCCGACCGCTTACGCGTGGCGATCGGCTTCACCAGCAGAGGCGCGAAGGGCAAGGCGATCGGTGAGTGCTGGGACAACCGACTTAGCGCGGACGGGCATTTTGAAATCTTCATTCGCCCGGACCTAGCGCACGCGCCCGATGCGATGCCGGCGCAGATCGCGGCCATCCTCGCGCATGAGCTGGTCCATGCCGCCGTCGGCATCCCGGCAGGGCATGGGAAGGCGTTTAAACGGGTCGCGCTGGGGCTGGGGTTGGTCGGGCCTATGCGCGCCACCACCCCCGGCGAGGCGTTCCTTGCGGCCGTCGCACCGATCCTCGATGCCGCTGGCCCCCTCCCCCATGCCCGTCTCGACACGGACGGGGAGTCGACCGCGCCCAAGGAGCAGAAAACCCGGATGCTGAAATGCGAGTGCGCGACGTGCGGCTATACCGCGAGGACCGCGCGCAAATGGCTTGAGCAGGCCGGAGCGCCGCTTTGCCCGATCGAGGATCACGGCCAGATGAGCCATGAGGCGCTGGACGATGACAGCGAGGATGAGGGCGGCGAGGACGGCTAGACGCCCTGCCCTTTCATCCGATAGCCGCTTGCGCTATGACCACATGCAAACATGAGTTCATGTAAGGATATTCACATGCCAACAATCGCGATCATCAGCCAGAAGGGGGGCGCGGGCAAGACCACCCTCGCCTTGCACCTGGCCGCAGCCGCCGAGGATTCCGGGCATACCGCGCTGGTGATCGACCTCGACCCGCAGGCGACGGCGAGCCAATGGGCGGCATGGCGGCAGGACGCGCCCCCGGTCGTGATCGACAGCGCCCCCCCTCGCCTTGCCGCCAAGATCGAGCAAGCGACGGCGCAGGGCGCGGAGTTCATCGTGATCGACACCCCGCCCCATGCCGACAGCGCCGCCAGCGCCGCCGTCGAGGCGGCCGACCTGGTGTTGATACCTTGTCGGCCGAGCGCGTTCGACCTGGCCGCGATCAAGACCACGGCCAGCCTTGTGAAGATGCGCGGCAAGCCCGCTTTCGTGATCTTCACGGCGGGAAGCCCGACCGCGCCACGCATGTATGACGAGGCGGCGCAGCTCGTGCAGGGTTACGGGCTGGACGCCTGCCCGCTGCGTGTCGCGGATCGCGCCGCGTTCCGCCATGCGGCGACCGAGGGAAAAACCGTGATGGAGATCGAACCGAATGGCAAGGCGGCCGATGAGGTGCGTCAGCTTTACAAGTGGGCATGTGAACATGTAAACATGCCAGCAGATAGGAAGCGGAGGGCCAGCGCATGAGCCGGAAGGGATCATTGCTTGCATTGCGGGATCGGGACGCAGCGCCGACGCCGGCGACGGCCGAGCCGGAGGGAAGGGCGGCCGCGCCGAGCGCCCGCAGCACTGGCGTAGGCACCGGCAGCAGTTCGAGCAGCAGCCCGGTTGCGCCGAGCCGTCAGGGCAAGAAGGCGATGACGGGCTATTTCAGCCCGGAAATGTCGTTCGCCATGCACATGACCGCCCGCAAGCACGGCATGAGCTTGCAGGACGCGATGGCCGAGGCGTTCAACGACTGGCTCCGAAAGATGGGGGAAAGTCCTGTAGGCAAGTGAGCATGTTCACATGCAAACATATAGCTTAGGGGAAAACTCATGGCCGTGCTAATCGTGTCCGCCATCTTCGCACTGGTGATGATCGGATTGTCCATCCGGGCAAACGCCCGTTTCCGGCAGGAAAGGAAACTGCCGATGCAATGGCGGCTTTCACGATGATTGTGTTGAAAAACTCTCAGAGGCATTTCCTTGGGTAATATTCGAATTCAGGCGCAGTGGCAGGCGCATCAATGATTCGCAGGGCGCGGGCCGTCTGCATCATTGTTACCGAAAATCGGCGGGACGCACCTCAGCACCGACTTTTTCAACACAATCACGATCAGAGCCGCTTTCCAATTTGGTGAATTGGTCCGCACCTCGCGTTCTAGCTCTCAGCTTCACGCCCTTCCTTGCGATCTGTGTGCTGGGGCTGTTCAATGTTACCGCGATGACCCTAACGCCGAGGCCAGGGCAGGAGGGGATGCTGTTACCGTCCCCGATCTTTATTGGAGGCGCGTTCGTGGCGGCCCATGTTTTCCAGCTTTGGTTGATCGGAAGGAGCCTGGGCCGAAGTTAAACTCAATGTCGTCATGTTCACATGCAAACATGGCAGTTAACGCCACGACACTGTCCTATTGCCGCCACGATTTTCGGCGAAGCAATCACGCTATGGTAGTTATTAGGCACGCGATCTTTCCTCGTGACACAGCTTCGGTGCTGGGCATCTGGCGTGAGTTCATCGCTAATTCGCCGGTCAATCTCGACTATCAGAATAATGACGCTGAGTTTGCAAACTTGCCTGGGAAGTATGCGGCGCCCAAAGGATGCGTGCTGCTTGCGGACCGGGAGGGGGAAATCGAAGGCTGCGTAGCGATGCGCCAAGTCACACACGAGATATGCGAGATGAAACGACTATATGTTCGTCCCCAGGCTCAGGGACGGCATCTTGGTCGCGCGCTCGCTGAACGTCTGATCGAGGAAGCTCGCACTGTGGGCTACAGCGAAATGAGGCTCGATGTGCAAGCGAAGTTCGTCCCCGCGCGCAAGCTGTATGAGACTCTTGGTTTCGTCGCGGCGGAGCCGATTTCCTTCAACCCGGTTCCCGGCGCATCCTTTCTTGGACTTCACCTGTAGTCGAGTCCGTAGCTATCGACCAGAAAGTGACAAAGGCGGATCAGTCGATATGTTTGCATGTGGACATGAACGCTTGTCCACATAAGGGATCAGCGCAGTGGCTTGCGTTCGTGCCGTTTCTTGCAGAAGCCTAGGAAAGCGGCGCGGGGGCTTTTCAGCTCGGGCTTGCCCATGTCGTGCCACCACGACACCCATTCGTCATAAAGCGCATACACGTCATAGCCTGGCGCGGCCGTCTTGGCGTCGTGCATGGTTTCCGGGTCGATATAGGGCGCATCGTCGCCGGCGTTGGCGAGCGGATCGGGCTTGGACTTGAGGCCCGAGCGGTTGCGGAACAGGATCACGTCATCATTCATCGTCACCGCATAGTCGGGGAAATGGCCGTGGTCCGCGTCATGCTCGCAGACCTTCTTGACCAAGGCCCGGAACACCCGGAGCGGGCTGTTCGAGCCGCATTTCTTTTGCAGCAGCTCCAGGCCGATCTTCCATTCGTCCTTCACGCCGCAATGCTTGCGGGCCAGCTCATACATGCGCCGCTCGAACGGCTTGCGGAGCCGGAAATAGTCGCGGTGAAGCGTCAGAACATTCTTGCTGATGACCGAGCGATAAACCCAATCCGACAGGGTGATTTCCAGATCGAGCATACGGCCGTCGAACGTCTTGCGTGTGATTCTGGCTTCTTCGATCAGCCCGAAAATCCGCGTTTCCTCGACACCGCCCGTCTGGATATTGGTCCGCACCGTGGTCCCGCGCAGGCGGGTGAGGGCGTCGGCCATCAGCCGATAGCCTTCGCCGCTGGTTTGCCGGTTGGTGGCGACGAGCATGTCATAGGCTTGCAGGCGCACCGTGCGGCTAGGTTGCTGGCCCTGATTCATCTTCGCGACGAGCTGCGAAATACAGTAGATCAATATGTCCTTGTCGTGGATCGTCGCCAGCCCCTTGCCCGAGGGGATAATCTCGATAACGTTGCCGTTATGCTCATAGCGCCGCATCCGGTTGTCGGGCTTGGTCGAGAGCGAGAAAACCGGATGCTCCATCGAGGCCATGTCGTCCTTGGGGATGGCGTCGAGAACATCGCAGATGAACAGGTCTTGGTTAGGGTGCCGCACCGGCAGCAGCGGCGTGCGATCGTCGCCGTCCACGGCCATGGACGGCGCGGCGATCGGCGCGTCAAACAGGGAAGGGGCGGAGTCTATCGTCATTTCACTAACGCCACAGCTACTATCGTCATTTCACATACGCAAGCGGATTATCGTCATTTCAGATTCACCCCCGCGCTATCGTCATTCCGATTACGCTTGGAGGGGGCGGGCCTATCGTCAGAGTGGATTCACCCTATCGTCACTCTGGATTCGCTTTTTCGTCAGAGCGGATTCACCGCGCGTCACAAAAACGCCAATTAACACATTATTTTCAACGCACTATAAAACCGCCCAAATCCCGTAACACGACTCTAAACCCATATATTAACACTAGGGCGAGGCTGTGGATAACTTTAGGCCGCCCCGCTTGATGCGACGTTGAAAGGAAGAAAAGCACCGCCTCTTGGGGCTCCGCCCCGCCGGCTCGCGGCCTTCGGCCGCCCCGGATCGCTATGCGATCCTCCCACCCGGCATCCCCAAAATGAGCCGGCTTCGCCGGCACGCTTTTGTTAATTTGGGGTGTGGTGTAACCGTCACACCCCTATCGCCAGCGCATCATTGAACCCAGCCGCCGAAAATGGCTTTCCAGAAAAGCCAAGCGGATATGTGGGCGTTCTGATCGAGAGGGTAGAGGAGGCGGAAACGTCCCCACAGGGGGCGATTTCCGGCCCGCCCGGCCTCATTCCGGGCGTAGGTCAGGGTTTTCGGCGTCGGAACCGCCTATGGCGCTCTACGGGCTTCCCAGGGCCGCCCGATTTTTCCGGCGCGAGATCCACGCACCGTTTAAACGGCCTCACGCCTTGTCGAAGCGGCCCGCGAACTCGCGATCGGCATAGTATTTGAGCTTGGCGGCGACGATCGGCCGTTGCCCCGCGAGGAACAGGAGCTGGTAATCCTCGCGCAGCGTGCGGACTTCATCGGGGGTGAGCAGCGGGCGAGCGACATGCTGCGCGCCGAACGATATGCCGGTTTCGTCGCTGTCGATCGCGCGGCTCATGGTCTCGAACACGACCGTCTCCTGGCCGAGCAGATCGGAGACGAGCTTGGCACTGTCGTGATCGTTGACCCCGAATATCTGCAAGACGCCAGCGTTGGACAAGAAGGTGCCGGCACGGCGCTCGTAGAGCGCGCGGAGCTGGTGAACGTCTTGCAGGATCGGCCAGAGCTGGATGCCGTAGCCGGCCATGAGGCCCATAGCGCGCTCGACGGGTTCGAGGCGGCCGAGGGCGGCGAACTCATCGAGCAGGAACAGGACGGGGCGGGCGGGGGAGGCCGGCGCGCGCGCCAGATCGGTCAACCCTTGCGCCAGCATCAGGCGCAGCCACCGGGCATAGGTGGCGAGCCGATCGGGCGGCAGCACCAGATAGGCCCAGTCGGCCCGAAGCTGCGATTTTGGCCATGTTGAAGAACAAAGATTGAACATGGCGATCTACCAGGCTCGCTCTTGTCCTCCAATCTCGTAAACATCGGTCTCGATCGAGCACCTGTAGCTCTCTGCGATGTTGAACATCTCTGTCTGGAGAGATGCGATCTCATCATCGAGGCTGACGCCATCGGCACCCTGATCATAGGCGACGGTCAGCGTGTAATCGCAGTTCCCGGTCTTTTGCATCTGGTAATCCCGCTCCAGCATCGCCTCAATGCGCTCGCGAGCGGGCTTTCTGCCACGACCATGCTTGTTGAAGTTCTCGATGGTCAGATGCAGGGCGATGGTGACAGAAGGCGGCTTTTCCGGCAGCCCGATCCTTGAAGGAATGACGTCAAGCGCCCGATAGACGGTCATTCTTGAGATCTTGAGGTCGCGCGCGACGCTGGCCTTGCTCGCGCCGGCGGTGATCCGGCGTCGGATTTCATCGTCATCGATGTTTTTCTTCCGGCCTTTGTAGACGCCTTCGGCGCGCGCCGCCTCGATCCCGGCGCGCTGCCGGTCCTTGATGAACGTCAGTTCCATGTCCGCGACCATGCCCAGAATGGTGATCACCATCCGCCCCATGCTTCCGGCCGTCGTCACCTCCGGCTCAAGCACCCGCAATGAGGCTCCCTTCTGGTCGAGTTCATGAACCAGATTGAGAACATCGCGTGTGGAGCGACCGAGCCGATCGAGACGCAGGACGACGAGTTCGTCATCGGCGCGCAGGAACTGCATGATCGTCTCAAGCTCCGTGCGTCCAGTGCGCGATGCGCCCGAGCCTGTTTCGGAGCGGAGGATTTCACAGCCCGCTGCCTTCAACCGGGCAACCTGGATGTCGAGATCCTGGTCGATGGTGCTGACGCGGGCGTAGCCGACGCGGGTCATGGGCAAATCCGTCACATTAGGGTGGCTTTGCCCTCGTACAGTAACATTGGTGACGGAACCACCCTTTTGTGACATGTCGTATATGTCACTTCCGATCGTCACGTTCGGGTGCACCCAAATGGTGCGAGCGGAAAGGCCCCGGTCAGGCAGCAAGCCGCCCAAAATCGATCCGGCTATTCAGATCGAGGTCGAAGCGGCCATAAGGATTGACGTGGCTGTAAATCAGCGGTGTGAGGCCGCGATAATCATCCGGCGTCATCCGGCCCGTCCATTTCGGTTCCACCAGCACGCTCTGAAGCATTCGGGTGTTCACATAGACAAGCGACGCTTGCAGCAAATGTAGCGCCAGGACCGAGAGCTGCTGCTCATCGATGCGGTTAGTGGCGATCTCGCCGCCCTTGCCGAAGAAAACGAACCCATTGGCACTGTTCCAGTTTTCAACGACATTCAGGCCTTCATGAATTTCGCGGCGGAAGGACTCCTCGCGCAGATACCGGCACAGGAAGATCGTCTTGACCGCGCGGCCCAGCTCACTCAACGCCTTGTAGGTCGGGTGCATCACCTCGGAGCGGCTAAACCGGCGCAGGATCGCCTCCGGGTCGGCGGTTTTTGTCTGCATCGCGGCTGCATATTTGACCATCTCGTCATATTGCTGCTCGATCTCATCCCAGTTGATCGGACTGGAGAGGATCGGCTGCAAGTGGGGAAGCCGCGTTCGCATGCCGACATCGGGAAGAGCCAGCTTCTGGCGAGCGATCGCTTTCAGGCGGGGTGCAAGCTCAAATCCGAGAAGCCGGCAAAATGCAAAGCCAACCGCGCTTTGGCCATGACTATCAACATATTGTCGCTGGATTTCCATGTCGGTGCAATGGCGCAGCACGCCCTCGATCATGGAGGCGACCTCGGAGGAAGAGCAGCGCTTGAGCTGGGAATAGACGCATGTCGCGCGTCGTTCGACATGCCAGTAGATCATGACGCCCCGTCCACCATAACGCGCATGCCATTCCGTCATCAGGTTGCGATCCCAGGCTCCGAACTTTGTGGAATCTGACGCACAGGCCGTGCCGGCGTCCCCCCAGACTGCAGCATTGCGGATTGCCAGGGTCGCATTCGCAACCCTGGCACACGCCTCCTTGAGCGCCGCGGCATGAACGAAGCGGCGATGGACATGCAGCAGCTCTTCATAGCTGACATCGGGGGTGGCGCCGGCGATCCGCTTGAGCCCGGCATTCGTTCCCAGGCCGTAGAGGCATAGCAGGAGACGTTGATCCAGCGCGGTTTTCGGCAGTGCAACACGCGAGGCCGATGTTTCGAACGCTTCGAGAAGTCCCGTATCAAGGGCAGCCTCCTTCAGTACGTCGAGCAGCCCGGTCATCGGCCAGCGTTGGCCGATCTCGGTCTTGATCGAGGCGAGACCCCTGGGTTCGGGCAAGGGTTTGAACGGGGTGAGAGATATACGGTTCTCGCCGCGCCACAGCAGCCGAACCTTGTCGTTCCGGGGAATATTGGCATTGAGGAGCAACAGTTCCTGAGCAAGCTCTTCCCGGATGGCGCTTGAAAATGCACGCGCATCCGCCGTCAGGTTCAATCCTGTGTAATATGCTTCTCGCCGCGCATCGAAGTCCTTGGGAAGATCGTCATCGGGATTGCGGTATCGGTCCGCCCCGACAACCCAGATTTCCTTAGAACGGATGCGATCGCGCAGTTGCGCGAGGACACAAAGCTCATAACTGATCCGGTTTACGCGCCCCTCTTCATCAATGACGGAACTGCGCCATCTCGCCGGAATGACCTCGTCGACCGGCACTGCGTGCGGCGGCACGTAGCGGCATCCATCATCCACTTTGCTTCTGATCCAGTCCAGGGCCGCCAGCACCGGACGCCACACGGCGTTGTTCGACCGGAACTCCAGTGCCGAAAGCAGGCTTGGCAGCATACGGCGATAATGATTGGCCCATGACCTCCGCATCACCTTGTAGATCCGCCGATCCAAGGCGCCCTTTGCCTGGCTTTCCTTGATGATCGCCGCCAGTTTGTCCTTGCCGGCGATTGGGAAAATGACATCGCAGATGCGCCCGGATGGATCGTCGATCGAAGCGCTGGCAATCTCGACCAGGAGTCGCTCCTTGCCATAGACCCGCTCGATGTCTTTCGCGATATCGCCCACCACCTTGCGTTTCGAGCGCGATCCGATCTTATGGACCGTCTCGATCAGCAGGTCGACCATCGCATCCGTAAGCTGAGCTTCCCGCGCCATCAGATAAACGGCATAGAGCCCGAGCTGGCGCGCCGGTACATGCCGGCGCATCTCCGAGGCTTTCTCGCCGGCAACCCGGCGAACGATCTGATCGACCCATGCCTTGCCCGTGACCGATAGGAAATCTCGGGGAAGAGCAAGCCGTTGGATAAAGGCGAGTTTGGCGGTCACGCCAAGAATGTTTTCGAGCGTCGCCTGACCTGCATCCCCCTTCATCGTGTTGAAGCCGGTCGGGCCATCGGGATCGGCGAGCGAGGCTTCCAGCAAGGCGACCGCATCCGGCGCAAGCCGATCGCGGACTCGGGCCAACAGGGCCTCCAGATAGAGGTGTCGTTGCGAACGGACGAGGCGTTCCAGCTCCTTGCGCGACGGCCCATAGATACGGCGGTCGCGGCACCACAGGAAAACATGCTCGAGCATGGCATTGATCGGCTGCCCGCCCGCACAAAGATCGTCGGAAATCCACCTCGACAACGCCCTGCGATCCGTCTGCGTCATACGGCGGAACCCGAGATGCCGCAAAATCTCCGCGCAATGCCGGCGGGCGGTGCGCCCGGAAAAATCATAGTGGTTCACGGATTTGGCATCGAGACCAAGTTGCTCCGCCAGATACAAGACACCGTCGGAGGGTATCGACGCATGATCCGGCACAAAGAAGCCATGCCCGGCGAAAAATCTAAGCTGAACCGCCAATCCCAGTCGTGCCGTCTCCGCTTTGCCGGTCACGAACGCGATGTCCGAAAAACTCAGGCTCCAGGAGCCGATCAGATCCCCACTCGAAACGCCAAGGCTCATAACGCCGCTCCCTTATCGGAGCGGAACGTCGTTCCTCGCATGGGCGATCGTCAACAACAACCAGCCCGTTCCCGACGTGTTCTCCAAGATGACCAAAATCGCAGCTTCGGGCCGACTGGGCCAAATAAGCGTCCAGCGCCGTTCCCTGCCGGATCGCCGCGAAGATGTGGTGGCGGGCCAGGTGGTTGGGATAGTCCGATGCTCCGGGCACCGTCACGATCAGCATCGGTAGCGCGGCCAGGGCGATGAAAAGCGCGATCCAGTATCGGGCGAGGCCCTGCAGGGGCCGTGTCTCGGTCGCCGGGGGCATGTCAGGCCACCAGTGCGGCATCTTCCGCGTCAACGTCGCGCAGCGCATCCGCGAAGATTTCGGCCGCCATCATCCGCACAAGCGGCTCGTCCTCAACTACCAGCACCGTGACACTGCTCTCCATGCGCGCCTCCTTTTTGGTGTGAGGGCGGAGCCGGGGTCGCGCGCTCCGCCCTCTTTCCATCGCCATTTCCCACAGAGGCCGATGGAAATCCTTGTTTCACGCCGATCCGCTACCCTTTCTCTCTCCGGTTAAATTCCGCCACGTCGCGCAAGGTTGCAGCCCAATAGGCGAGGGCCAGGCCCTCGTCCTCATTCTCGCCTCTGCTGACCGTGGCATAGATGCCCAGCGCCTGCGCGAAATCGTCCGTGGTCGCGACGCCGCTCTTTTCCAGAAACGCGCTCACAACCGCCAGCGCCCCGCCGATCGCCTTCACCAACGCGGGATCGAGCGACGTCGCCCGCTCACGCGACCGCCGATCGGGATCGGCAGCATCATCGGCACGCAAGGCAGTCAGTCGCGCGGCAATGTCATGGGCCTGTTGAAGATAGATCGCTGCGGCATCCTCGCCGGCCCGATCGAGCAAATCGAGCGCCTCGGCCATCAACGCGACCGCGCGACCGCGCAGGGCGGTCTTGTCCGTCATGCAGGCTGCTCGCGAAGCGGGCCGCTCGCCTGCTCCCGCCCGTCGCGCTGAGGCTGATCCGCCCAGGTGATTTCACAGGCGTTCTTGCCGGCCCGCTTCGCCACGAACATCGCCTGATCGGCCGCGTGCATGAGCGCAGCGGGATCGCGCGGGACGTGCGGCGGAATGACTAGCGCGCCCATGCTGCACGTCACCGGATGCTCGCCCGCCGCCAGCACGGCCGACACACGCGAATGAAGCGTGCGCGCGAACATCTCGCCCGCGTCCGCTGGATGCACGCGGAGCAACACCGCGAACTCGTCGCCACCGATCCGCCCGAAAGCATCCTCGCGCCTGATGCTACCCGCCGCGCCGCGCGCGAAGGTCCGTAGCACGGCGTCGCCGGCGGCATGGCCGTGGGCGCTGTTGACGCCCTTGAAATCGTCAAGATCGAAGATCGCCAGCAACAGCGTCTCGCTGGCCCTGCTGGCGACGGTAAGCGCCTCTGAAAACCGCTCGTTGAACGTCTCGCCGTTCAGCGCGCCGGTCTTGCGGTCGCGCAGCGCGAGATGCCGTTGGCGGTCAAACGATCGGCGGAAACTCACGATCGTTGCGGCGACAAACAGATAGGTCGC includes:
- a CDS encoding tyrosine-type recombinase/integrase gives rise to the protein MNQLAPLPSPALALPALIAAADDATRLRFLEFFAVTIRNPHTRRAYMRAAGDFLAWCEARGVASLEAVQPLHVAAWVEALGRELAAPSVKQQLAGVRHLFDWLVTGHIVPVNPAGSVRGPAHSQRRGKTPVLAPDEARRLLDSIDVTTHAGLRDRALIGLMVYSFARIGAALAMRVEDVFMQNRRLWVRLHEKGGKRHEMPCHHNLEDYLTAYIDGCALREDRKGSLFRTIARGTKRLSDTPLPQANAFAMVRRRAGAAEIGTAIGNHSFRATGITTYLKNGGTLETAATMANHSSTRTTQLYDRRPDDVTLDEVERVLI
- a CDS encoding histidine phosphatase family protein — translated: MRAIFIRHGESTGNAGVPCRDLATIELTEHGHEQARQVAASWTQAPALIVTSPYTRTRQTAAPTIARFPGVPVEVWPIEEFTYLQPARWNGTRSAERMPHLERYWSEADPDYCDGEGAESFANLLRRCEAALARLAAMPAASLVYVFGHGQFIQAARAIVADAHLDDRGKMLGFWHKGEPPAISNAQQVGFHWQGGRWGCAPAIAA
- a CDS encoding type II toxin-antitoxin system YafQ family toxin; translated protein: MRTIDRSTRFKRDYKRESKGRHRATLDADLLPVLAALATDTPLDPKYRDHDLSGDWAGYRDCHVKPDLVLIYAKPDDETLRLARLGSHSEVFG
- a CDS encoding type II toxin-antitoxin system RelB/DinJ family antitoxin, which translates into the protein MAVSDTYVRARIDNTTKERATAALGAMGLSISDAIRLLMLRIADERRLPFEVKVPNAATREAMAELAAGKGTKFASVDALMADLHADD
- the parA gene encoding ParA family partition ATPase; this translates as MPTIAIISQKGGAGKTTLALHLAAAAEDSGHTALVIDLDPQATASQWAAWRQDAPPVVIDSAPPRLAAKIEQATAQGAEFIVIDTPPHADSAASAAVEAADLVLIPCRPSAFDLAAIKTTASLVKMRGKPAFVIFTAGSPTAPRMYDEAAQLVQGYGLDACPLRVADRAAFRHAATEGKTVMEIEPNGKAADEVRQLYKWACEHVNMPADRKRRASA
- a CDS encoding ribbon-helix-helix domain-containing protein, which codes for MSRKGSLLALRDRDAAPTPATAEPEGRAAAPSARSTGVGTGSSSSSSPVAPSRQGKKAMTGYFSPEMSFAMHMTARKHGMSLQDAMAEAFNDWLRKMGESPVGK
- a CDS encoding GNAT family N-acetyltransferase, encoding MVVIRHAIFPRDTASVLGIWREFIANSPVNLDYQNNDAEFANLPGKYAAPKGCVLLADREGEIEGCVAMRQVTHEICEMKRLYVRPQAQGRHLGRALAERLIEEARTVGYSEMRLDVQAKFVPARKLYETLGFVAAEPISFNPVPGASFLGLHL
- a CDS encoding replication initiator protein A, whose protein sequence is MTIDSAPSLFDAPIAAPSMAVDGDDRTPLLPVRHPNQDLFICDVLDAIPKDDMASMEHPVFSLSTKPDNRMRRYEHNGNVIEIIPSGKGLATIHDKDILIYCISQLVAKMNQGQQPSRTVRLQAYDMLVATNRQTSGEGYRLMADALTRLRGTTVRTNIQTGGVEETRIFGLIEEARITRKTFDGRMLDLEITLSDWVYRSVISKNVLTLHRDYFRLRKPFERRMYELARKHCGVKDEWKIGLELLQKKCGSNSPLRVFRALVKKVCEHDADHGHFPDYAVTMNDDVILFRNRSGLKSKPDPLANAGDDAPYIDPETMHDAKTAAPGYDVYALYDEWVSWWHDMGKPELKSPRAAFLGFCKKRHERKPLR
- a CDS encoding recombinase family protein, coding for MTRVGYARVSTIDQDLDIQVARLKAAGCEILRSETGSGASRTGRTELETIMQFLRADDELVVLRLDRLGRSTRDVLNLVHELDQKGASLRVLEPEVTTAGSMGRMVITILGMVADMELTFIKDRQRAGIEAARAEGVYKGRKKNIDDDEIRRRITAGASKASVARDLKISRMTVYRALDVIPSRIGLPEKPPSVTIALHLTIENFNKHGRGRKPARERIEAMLERDYQMQKTGNCDYTLTVAYDQGADGVSLDDEIASLQTEMFNIAESYRCSIETDVYEIGGQERAW